The Acidobacteriota bacterium genome segment CGAGGTGGACCTGCCGCCGACCTGGGAGGCGGTCTATCGCCGCCGCCTGCCCTTCCCGTCCCACCTGGAAGTCAAGCCCCACGACCTGAAGAACGCTTTCTGAGCGCGCCCGGCCGGCCCGGCCGATGGATCCCGGGGCGCTCCCGCGCCCGGCGGCGCCGGGAGGGGGGGCCTGCGGGCGCCGCCGGCGCGCTCCAAGGAGGCCGGTGCCCGGCGCCCCCCCGGCCGGGCAGCCGGGAACAACATTGTTCGCTCCACGGTGGTATATTGAAACGGTTGATTCAAGCGATTGATTGAAAAGTCTTCGAAGGCGGAGGGGGCGTGCCGGAAAAAACCACCAGAAGCCGCATTCTCGACGCTGCCGAACTGGCCTTTGCCGAATTCGGCTTCGATGGAGCCTCGCTGCGAGAGATCACCCAGCGGGCCCAGGCCAACGTGGCGGCGGTCAACTACCACTTCGGCTCCAAGGTCGATCTCTTCCGGGCGGTGCTCGCACGCCGCCTGGTGCCCCTGGCCGAGCGCCGCCTGACCCTCCTCGACGGGGAGCTGGCCCGCGCCCGTGAGGAGAATCGGCCTCCCCGACTCGAAGCCCTGCTGACGGCCTTCTTCGCCCCGGCCCTGGAGCTGCTCCACGGTGAGAGCCACGAACGCCGCGACCCTTTTCTGCGACTGATGGGCAAGGTGATGGCCGACCCGGCTCCCCGGATTCTCGACATCTTCCACGACCAGATCGCCGAAACCGCCCGACGCTACCGACAGGCCCTGGGCCAGGCCCTGCCGAGCCTCCCGCCGGAAGAGGTGGCCTGGTGCCTGAACTTCGCCGTCGGCGTGATGGTCCACCTGATGATCGGCCGGGAGCAGACCCGCCGCCTGGTGGGTGAGCTGGTCGACGTGGACGACGACCGGGGCGCCCTCGAACGCATGGTGGCCTTTTCCGCCGCAGGTTTTCGGGACGCCGTCCGGCGCCACGACGCCGGGAAAGGACAGAGATGATCCTCCGCCCGAGCATCCTCTCCGCGGGCGGGCTGGCCCTGGCCCTGGCCGGGGCCTGTACGGCGGTCCGTCCTCCGCTTCCCGCCCCCCCCGAGCCTCCCTCCACCTGGACCGCGCTGACATTCGAGACCGCGCCCGTCCCCGAGGATTGGATCGTCTCCCTGGGCAGCGCGGAACTCGCCCGGCTGGTGACCGAAGCCACCGACCGCAACCACGATCTGGGAGCGGCGGCGGCCCGGATCGAACAGGCGGTGGCCCTGGCCCGGATCGCCGGTGCCGACCGCCAGCCCCAGATCTCCGCCGGACTCAACGGCCGGCGTCAGCGCAGCGCCTTTTTCGGACTGCCCCTTCCCGGCTCGCGCCAGGGCGTGTTCGCCGTGCACACCACCACCTGGGGAGCCTCTCTCGACGTCTCCTGGGAAGCCGACCTGTGGGGCCGGCTGCGTGCCGCGCACCAGGCGACCCTGGCCGACCACCAGGCGGCACGTGCCCTGTTCGAAGGCGCGAGACTTTCCCTGGCCGCGCAGACCGCCAAGGCCTGGCTGGCAGTGGTGGCGGGCCGGGAGCAACTCGACCTGGCCCGCCGCATCCAACGCACCCACCAGCAGTCCCTGGAGGCGGCCGAGCGTCGATATCGGGCGGGGCGGATCACGATCAGCCAGGTGCGGGTCCGGCGCTCGGCCCTCGCCGCCGCCGACGCCACCGTGGCCGCCGCCGAGCGCCAGGTGGACGCGGCGCGCCGGCAACTCGAAGTCCTCACCGGACGCTACCCCGCGGGAAGCCTCGCACCCACCGAAGCCCTGCCCGAGGTGCCCGGCCCGGTACCCGCAGGACTTCCCGCCGAAATCCTCTCCCGCCGGCCCGACCTGCGCGCGGCGGAATGGCAGCTCGAGGCCGCCGACGCCCGCCTGCGCCAGGCCCACCGGGCGCGCTATCCCCGGTTGAACCTGACAGCCAGCGGAGGCTCCGCCTCGCCGGACCTGGGCCACCTGCTCGATTCCGATTTCAAGGTCTGGAGCCTGGCCACCGGGGTGCTGGCCCCCCTCTTCCAGGGCGGGCGGCTCGCCGCCGGCGAAGACCTGGCCTTCGCCCGTGCCCGGGAAGCCGCCGAGGCCTTCGCCCAGGCCCTGCTGCGAGCCTTCGCCGAAGTGGAAACGTTGCTCGCCGCCGAGCCGCGACTCCGGGCCGAGGAGTCCCAGGCCGAAGTGATCCTGCGCCAGGCCCAGGCCGACGCACGGCTGGCCGAGCGGCGCTACCGGGAAGGCCTGACCGCCCTCCCCGATCTGCTGGACGCACGGCAGCAGGTCTTCACGGCTCGCAGCCGGTGGATCGGCGCTCGACAGGCCCGACTGACCCACCGCATCGACTTGCATCTCGCTCTCGGTGGGGGATTCCTCCGTCCCGCCACCGACGACCCCACAGAGGTTTCCAGCCGATGACCGACCAACCTTCAGCCGCCACCGGAAGAGGCCCGCTGGCGCCACGTGTCGTGCTGCCGTTGTTGATCCTGCTGCTGGCCGTCGCGGCCACCGCGGCGATGATCCTGTTGCGCAAGCCGGTCACCCGGAAGGCGCCCCGCCCGCTGGCTCCGCTGGTGCGGGTGCAGGTCGTCCGGCCGGCGCCGGCCACCATGGTGGTACGCACCGAGGGCACGGTGGAGCCACGCACGGAAAGCACCCTGGTTGCCGAAGTGGGCGGACGGCTGATCTTCGTCGCCCCGGAGCTGGCGGCAGGCAGCTTCTTCGTCAAGGACGCGGTGCTGGCCCGCATCGATCCTGCGGACTACGTCGGCGCCCTGGCCCAGGCCGAGGCGGCGGTCAGCCAGGCCGAGGTGCGGCTGGCCCGGGAAGAGGCCGACGCCCGGTTGGCGTTGGAGGAGTGGGAAGCCGGCGAGGGCGGGCCGGCGCCGCCCCTGGTCAGCCACGAACTCCAACTCCGTGAGGCCCGGGCGGCGCTGGCCGCGGCCGAGGCGGTCCGCGACCAGGCTCGCCGTAACCTGGAGCGCACCACGCTCCGCGCGCCCTTCGACGGCCGGGTGCGGGCCCAACTGGTGGACCGGGGCCAGTACCTGCCTCCCGGCACGCCCCTGGCCCGAATCTACGCCACCGACTGGGTGGAGATTCCGCTGCCCCTGGGCGAGGACGAGGCGGGTTTCGTCGACCTGCCCCTGGCGCCGCGACCGGGCCGCTCCCCGCGGCCCGAGGTACGCATCACCTCCCGCTTCGGCGGCCAGCGCCACGTGTGGCGAGGGCGGATCGTGCGCATCGACGGCGCGGTGGATCCCCGCACACGGATGATTCGCGCCATCGCCCGGGTCGAGGACCCCTATGGCCGGAACAGCGGCGCCCAGCGGCCGCCGTTGACGCCGGGCTCTTTCGTGGAAGCCGAGATCGTCGGCAAGCGCCTGCCGCGGCTGATGGCCATACCCCGCGAGGCCCTGCGGGAAGGCGACGTGGTACTGGTCGTGGACGACGAGCAGCGCCTGCATCGACGACCGGTGGACATTTATCGCCTCGATGGCGAGACGGCCTGGATCGTCGGCGGCCTCGAGGACGGCGAGCGCG includes the following:
- a CDS encoding TetR/AcrR family transcriptional regulator, yielding MPEKTTRSRILDAAELAFAEFGFDGASLREITQRAQANVAAVNYHFGSKVDLFRAVLARRLVPLAERRLTLLDGELARAREENRPPRLEALLTAFFAPALELLHGESHERRDPFLRLMGKVMADPAPRILDIFHDQIAETARRYRQALGQALPSLPPEEVAWCLNFAVGVMVHLMIGREQTRRLVGELVDVDDDRGALERMVAFSAAGFRDAVRRHDAGKGQR
- a CDS encoding efflux transporter outer membrane subunit, giving the protein MILRPSILSAGGLALALAGACTAVRPPLPAPPEPPSTWTALTFETAPVPEDWIVSLGSAELARLVTEATDRNHDLGAAAARIEQAVALARIAGADRQPQISAGLNGRRQRSAFFGLPLPGSRQGVFAVHTTTWGASLDVSWEADLWGRLRAAHQATLADHQAARALFEGARLSLAAQTAKAWLAVVAGREQLDLARRIQRTHQQSLEAAERRYRAGRITISQVRVRRSALAAADATVAAAERQVDAARRQLEVLTGRYPAGSLAPTEALPEVPGPVPAGLPAEILSRRPDLRAAEWQLEAADARLRQAHRARYPRLNLTASGGSASPDLGHLLDSDFKVWSLATGVLAPLFQGGRLAAGEDLAFARAREAAEAFAQALLRAFAEVETLLAAEPRLRAEESQAEVILRQAQADARLAERRYREGLTALPDLLDARQQVFTARSRWIGARQARLTHRIDLHLALGGGFLRPATDDPTEVSSR
- a CDS encoding efflux RND transporter periplasmic adaptor subunit, giving the protein MTDQPSAATGRGPLAPRVVLPLLILLLAVAATAAMILLRKPVTRKAPRPLAPLVRVQVVRPAPATMVVRTEGTVEPRTESTLVAEVGGRLIFVAPELAAGSFFVKDAVLARIDPADYVGALAQAEAAVSQAEVRLAREEADARLALEEWEAGEGGPAPPLVSHELQLREARAALAAAEAVRDQARRNLERTTLRAPFDGRVRAQLVDRGQYLPPGTPLARIYATDWVEIPLPLGEDEAGFVDLPLAPRPGRSPRPEVRITSRFGGQRHVWRGRIVRIDGAVDPRTRMIRAIARVEDPYGRNSGAQRPPLTPGSFVEAEIVGKRLPRLMAIPREALREGDVVLVVDDEQRLHRRPVDIYRLDGETAWIVGGLEDGERVCLTPLSRVVDGMRVRPFPQEPSDEAITP